One region of Serinus canaria isolate serCan28SL12 chromosome 25, serCan2020, whole genome shotgun sequence genomic DNA includes:
- the LOC108963627 gene encoding tubulin alpha-1C chain, giving the protein MRECISIHVGQAGVQIGNACWELYCLEHGIQPDGQMPSDKTIGGGDDSFNTFFSETGAGKHVPRAVFVDLEPTVIDEVRTGTYRQLFHPEQLITGKEDAANNYARGHYTIGKEIIDLVLDRIRKLADQCTGLQGFLVFHSFGGGTGSGFTSLLMERLSVDYGKKSKLEFSIYPAPQVSTAVVEPYNSILTTHTTLEHSDCAFMVDNEAIYDICRRNLDIERPTYTNLNRLISQIVSSITASLRFDGALNVDLTEFQTNLVPYPRIHFPLATYAPVISAEKAYHEQLTVAEITNACFEPANQMVKCDPRHGKYMACCLLYRGDVVPKDVNAAIATIKTKRTIQFVDWCPTGFKVGINYQPPTVVPGGDLAKVQRAVCMLSNTTAIAEAWARLDHKFDLMYAKRAFVHWYVGEGMEEGEFSEAREDMAALEKDYEEVGADSMEGDEDGEE; this is encoded by the exons ATG CGCGAGTGCATCTCCATCCACGTGGGCCAAGCGGGCGTGCAGATCGGCAatgcctgctgggagctgtaCTGCCTGGAGCACGGCATCCAGCCCGACGGGCAGATGCCCAGCGACAAGACCATCGGCGGGGGGGACGACTCCTTCAACACCTTCTTCAGCGAGACGGGCGCCGGCAAGCACGTGCCCCGGGCCGTGTTCGTGGACCTGGAGCCCACGGTGATCG ACGAGGTGCGCACGGGCACGTACCGGCAGCTCTTCCACCCCGAGCAGCTGATCACGGGCAAGGAGGATGCGGCCAACAACTACGCCCGCGGGCACTACACCATCGGCAAGGAGATCATCGACCTGGTCCTTGACCGCATCCGCAAGCTG GCTGACCagtgcacagggctgcagggcttcCTGGTGTTCCACAGCTTTGGCGGTGGCACCGGCTCTGGCTTCACCTCCCTGCTCATGGAGCGGCTCTCTGTCGACTATGGCAAGAAGTCCAAGCTGGAGTTCTCCATCTACCCGGCCCCTCAAGTGTCCACAGCTGTGGTGGAGCCCTACAACTCCATCCTGACCACCCACACCACCCTGGAGCACTCCGACTGTGCCTTCATGGTGGACAACGAGGCCATCTATGACATCTGCCGCCGCAACCTGGACATCGAGCGCCCAACCTACACCAACCTGAACCGCCTCATCAGCCAGATTGTGTCCTCCATCACGGCCTCTCTGCGCTTTGACGGAGCCCTGAACGTCGACCTGACAGAATTCCAGACCAACCTGGTGCCCTACCCCCGCATCCACTTCCCTCTGGCCACCTATGCCCCGGTCATCTCTGCTGAGAAGGCTTATCACGAGCAGCTGACGGTGGCCGAGATCACCAACGCCTGCTTCGAGCCGGCCAACCAGATGGTCAAGTGTGACCCTCGGCACGGCAAGTACATGGCGTGCTGCCTGCTGTACCGCGGGGACGTGGTGCCCAAGGATGTCAACGCCGCCATCGCCACCATCAAGACCAAGCGCACCATCCAGTTTGTGGACTGGTGCCCCACTGGTTTCAAGGTGGGCATCAACTACCAGCCACCCACGGTGGTGCCCGGGGGCGACCTGGCCAAGGTGCAGAGGGCCGTGTGCATGCTGAGCAACACCACGGCCATCGCCGAGGCCTGGGCCCGCCTGGACCACAAGTTTGACCTGATGTACGCCAAGAGGGCGTTCGTGCACTGGTACGTGGGGGAGGGCATGGAGGAGGGCGAGTTCTCGGAGGCCCGTGAGGATATGGCTGCCCTGGAGAAGGATTATGAGGAGGTGGGAGCTGACAGCATGGAGGGAGATGAGGATGGAGAGGAATAG
- the PRPH gene encoding peripherin isoform X3 encodes MSRRDRDPGMPPPLTVAPERLAAAAAARGAEREELAALNDRFAAFLERVRALERQNGTLRAALGRATAATGPRTGLVQGELRGLRERLQRLGRDRDRLQAERDGLATDLAALRQRLEDETQKREDAEKSLVLFRKDVDHATLSRLELERKVELLMDEIGFLKKLHEEELRDLEVSGPSPAGLAEVEVCKPELTAALREIRTQYESIAVKNLQEAEEWYKSKFADLSDAANRNHEALRLAKQEMNESRRQIQSLTCEVDGLKGVNEALQRQMREMEDEFGEEIGNYQDVVGRLEQEIQQMKEEMARHLREYQDLLNVKMALDIEIATYRKLLEGEESRITIPPHPTTSFSMRSSVLEPQPAESPARRMVLIKTIETRDGQQVVTESHKERAGK; translated from the exons ATGAGCCGCCGTGACCGCGACCCCGGGATGCCGCCGCCGCTCACCGTGGCCCCGGAGCggctggcggcggcggcggcagcgcgaGGAGCGGAGCGGGAGGAACTGGCGGCACTGAACGATCGTTTCGCCGCTTTCCTGGAGCGGGTGCGGGCGCTGGAACGGCAGAACGGGACCCTCCGAGCCGCCCTGGGCCGCGCCACTGCCGCCACCGGGCCCCGCACCGGGCTGGTGCAGGGGGAGCTgcgggggctgcgggagcggctGCAGCGCCTCGGCCGCGACCGGGACCGGCTTCAGGCTGAGCGGGACGGGCTCGCCACCGACCTGGCGGCCCTGCGGCAGCG gctggaaGACGAGACGCAGAAGCGTGAGGATGCCGAGAAGAGTCTGGTGCTGTTCCGCAAG GACGTGGACCACGCCACGCTGTCCCGCCTGGAGCTGGAACGCAAGGTCGAGCTGCTGATGGACGAGATCGGCTTCCTCAAGAAACTGCACGAGGAG GAGCTGCGGGACCTGGAGGTGAGTGGCCCGAGCCCGGCGGGGCTGGCCGAGGTGGAGGTGTGCAAGCCGGAGCTGACGGCTGCGCTGCGGGAGATCCGCACCCAGTACGAGAGCATCGCGGTCAAGAACCTGCAGGAAGCCGAGGAATGGTACAAGTCAAAG TTTGCCGACCTCTCGGATGCGGCAAACCGTAACCACGAGGCGCTGCGGCTGGCCAAGCAGGAGATGAACGAGTCCCGCCGGCAGATCCAGAGCCTGACCTGCGAGGTGGACGGGCTGAAGGGCGTG AACGAGGCGCTGCAGCGGCAGATGCGGGAGATGGAGGATGAGTTCGGCGAGGAGATCGGGAACTACCAGGACGTGGTGGGGAGACTGGAGCAGGAGATCCAGCAGATGAAGGAGGAGATGGCACGGCACCTGCGCGAGTACCAGGACCTGCTGAACGTCAAGATGGCCCTGGACATCGAGATTGCCACGTACCGAAAGCTGCTGGAGGGCGAGGAGAGCCG GATCACCATCCCACCGCACCCCACCACCTCCTTCAGCATGAGGAGCTCAG tgctggagCCGCAGCCTGCAGAGAGCCCGGCCCGGAGGATGGTGCTCATCAAAACCATCGAGACACGGGATGGGCAG CAAGTGGTGACGGAATCGCACAAAGAGCGAGCGGGGAAGTGA
- the PRPH gene encoding peripherin isoform X1 — MRDELQWERGVCRGELCRGWRLGNVPERDWHEECDGMRLCPRMGVEDAAGWGWGSPREGGFGTGECPGKGRGQQTLGKAPWTHGGHWEALGDVGSAEGRGPGRGRTRVGTLGGDCCERWGPLHPRWPPLCAQQEEGVCTPAPTSLSSFAVPRLEDETQKREDAEKSLVLFRKDVDHATLSRLELERKVELLMDEIGFLKKLHEEELRDLEVSGPSPAGLAEVEVCKPELTAALREIRTQYESIAVKNLQEAEEWYKSKFADLSDAANRNHEALRLAKQEMNESRRQIQSLTCEVDGLKGVNEALQRQMREMEDEFGEEIGNYQDVVGRLEQEIQQMKEEMARHLREYQDLLNVKMALDIEIATYRKLLEGEESRITIPPHPTTSFSMRSSVLEPQPAESPARRMVLIKTIETRDGQVRTGGALPGRSNPAWD, encoded by the exons ATGAGGGATGAACTGCAATGGGAACGGGGAGTGTGTCGGGGTGAGTTATGCAGGGGATGGAGACTGGGGAATGTGCCAGAGAGGGACTGGCATGAGGAATGTGATGGGATGAGACTTTGCCCCAGGATGGGAGTGGAGGATGCAgcgggatggggatgggggagcCCCAGGGAAGGCGGGTTTGGGACTGGTGAATGTCCTGGGAAGGGACGTGGTCAGCAGACACTGGGAAAGGCACCCTGGACGCACggagggcactgggaggcactgggagatGTGGGCTCTGCGGAAGGGCGGGGTCCTGGGAGGGGCAGGACGagggtggggacactgggaggggATTGCTGCGAGCGCTGGGGGCCGCTCCATCCCCGTTGGCCTCCGCTGTGTGCGCAACAGGAGGAGGGGGTCTGCACCCCCGCCCCCACCTCCCTCTCATCctttgctgtccccaggctggaaGACGAGACGCAGAAGCGTGAGGATGCCGAGAAGAGTCTGGTGCTGTTCCGCAAG GACGTGGACCACGCCACGCTGTCCCGCCTGGAGCTGGAACGCAAGGTCGAGCTGCTGATGGACGAGATCGGCTTCCTCAAGAAACTGCACGAGGAG GAGCTGCGGGACCTGGAGGTGAGTGGCCCGAGCCCGGCGGGGCTGGCCGAGGTGGAGGTGTGCAAGCCGGAGCTGACGGCTGCGCTGCGGGAGATCCGCACCCAGTACGAGAGCATCGCGGTCAAGAACCTGCAGGAAGCCGAGGAATGGTACAAGTCAAAG TTTGCCGACCTCTCGGATGCGGCAAACCGTAACCACGAGGCGCTGCGGCTGGCCAAGCAGGAGATGAACGAGTCCCGCCGGCAGATCCAGAGCCTGACCTGCGAGGTGGACGGGCTGAAGGGCGTG AACGAGGCGCTGCAGCGGCAGATGCGGGAGATGGAGGATGAGTTCGGCGAGGAGATCGGGAACTACCAGGACGTGGTGGGGAGACTGGAGCAGGAGATCCAGCAGATGAAGGAGGAGATGGCACGGCACCTGCGCGAGTACCAGGACCTGCTGAACGTCAAGATGGCCCTGGACATCGAGATTGCCACGTACCGAAAGCTGCTGGAGGGCGAGGAGAGCCG GATCACCATCCCACCGCACCCCACCACCTCCTTCAGCATGAGGAGCTCAG tgctggagCCGCAGCCTGCAGAGAGCCCGGCCCGGAGGATGGTGCTCATCAAAACCATCGAGACACGGGATGGGCAGGTGAGAACTGGGGGTGCCCTGCCTGGGAGGTCCAACCCTGCCTGGGACTGA
- the PRPH gene encoding peripherin isoform X2 has protein sequence MRDELQWERGVCRGELCRGWRLGNVPERDWHEECDGMRLCPRMGVEDAAGWGWGSPREGGFGTGECPGKGRGQQTLGKAPWTHGGHWEALGDVGSAEGRGPGRGRTRVGTLGGDCCERWGPLHPRWPPLCAQQEEGVCTPAPTSLSSFAVPRLEDETQKREDAEKSLVLFRKDVDHATLSRLELERKVELLMDEIGFLKKLHEEELRDLEVSGPSPAGLAEVEVCKPELTAALREIRTQYESIAVKNLQEAEEWYKSKFADLSDAANRNHEALRLAKQEMNESRRQIQSLTCEVDGLKGVNEALQRQMREMEDEFGEEIGNYQDVVGRLEQEIQQMKEEMARHLREYQDLLNVKMALDIEIATYRKLLEGEESRITIPPHPTTSFSMRSSVLEPQPAESPARRMVLIKTIETRDGQQVVTESHKERAGK, from the exons ATGAGGGATGAACTGCAATGGGAACGGGGAGTGTGTCGGGGTGAGTTATGCAGGGGATGGAGACTGGGGAATGTGCCAGAGAGGGACTGGCATGAGGAATGTGATGGGATGAGACTTTGCCCCAGGATGGGAGTGGAGGATGCAgcgggatggggatgggggagcCCCAGGGAAGGCGGGTTTGGGACTGGTGAATGTCCTGGGAAGGGACGTGGTCAGCAGACACTGGGAAAGGCACCCTGGACGCACggagggcactgggaggcactgggagatGTGGGCTCTGCGGAAGGGCGGGGTCCTGGGAGGGGCAGGACGagggtggggacactgggaggggATTGCTGCGAGCGCTGGGGGCCGCTCCATCCCCGTTGGCCTCCGCTGTGTGCGCAACAGGAGGAGGGGGTCTGCACCCCCGCCCCCACCTCCCTCTCATCctttgctgtccccaggctggaaGACGAGACGCAGAAGCGTGAGGATGCCGAGAAGAGTCTGGTGCTGTTCCGCAAG GACGTGGACCACGCCACGCTGTCCCGCCTGGAGCTGGAACGCAAGGTCGAGCTGCTGATGGACGAGATCGGCTTCCTCAAGAAACTGCACGAGGAG GAGCTGCGGGACCTGGAGGTGAGTGGCCCGAGCCCGGCGGGGCTGGCCGAGGTGGAGGTGTGCAAGCCGGAGCTGACGGCTGCGCTGCGGGAGATCCGCACCCAGTACGAGAGCATCGCGGTCAAGAACCTGCAGGAAGCCGAGGAATGGTACAAGTCAAAG TTTGCCGACCTCTCGGATGCGGCAAACCGTAACCACGAGGCGCTGCGGCTGGCCAAGCAGGAGATGAACGAGTCCCGCCGGCAGATCCAGAGCCTGACCTGCGAGGTGGACGGGCTGAAGGGCGTG AACGAGGCGCTGCAGCGGCAGATGCGGGAGATGGAGGATGAGTTCGGCGAGGAGATCGGGAACTACCAGGACGTGGTGGGGAGACTGGAGCAGGAGATCCAGCAGATGAAGGAGGAGATGGCACGGCACCTGCGCGAGTACCAGGACCTGCTGAACGTCAAGATGGCCCTGGACATCGAGATTGCCACGTACCGAAAGCTGCTGGAGGGCGAGGAGAGCCG GATCACCATCCCACCGCACCCCACCACCTCCTTCAGCATGAGGAGCTCAG tgctggagCCGCAGCCTGCAGAGAGCCCGGCCCGGAGGATGGTGCTCATCAAAACCATCGAGACACGGGATGGGCAG CAAGTGGTGACGGAATCGCACAAAGAGCGAGCGGGGAAGTGA